The Penaeus monodon isolate SGIC_2016 unplaced genomic scaffold, NSTDA_Pmon_1 PmonScaffold_7583, whole genome shotgun sequence sequence CCGTCAAACGGAGATCGCCGGCGAAGCGCGGGAAAcccggggaaaggagggagggggagccggaaagtttggggaaaatgagggaggagatgGTGGCCTGGGACTCCGAGCCGTTTCCTGCTAAAGGGcttttccccggggcccggggggctcCCCTCCTCCGGCCACGTTTTCGGGGACGTTAGCCCGGCCCTTTTCAGAAGTTCATTTCCCCAAATTTCAAGCCCTGAGGGCGGGGGACGTTCAACAGGGGCCTGCAGCGGCCATAAAACCGGCACTGGTGGGACTGTGACAGAGGCCGGCCTGCGGGCAGGACGCCTTCAGCCTCAGCATAAACCTCGCCCCCGACGTCCGCCCGTTTACATGAGGGGAACCCCCTGGGGGTGCTTGGCCTGAACGTGCGCCCAAACGTAAAACCGGGCGTGGTCAACCTGACGTGTGGGGCCCTTCGGGGCATTTATTGCAGGGCCAGCAGGGTCCCTGGGGGCCGGTTTCCGTTTCCGGCCTGGCCCTGCAGCAGGAGGGGGCAAAGAGATGACAACCGCCCATTGACCCGCATCGCAATTTTGCAAACGCCCCCGCCTGGCTCGGGGACTAGGGCCTCGCCAAGGTGGCCCCCTTTGACACTTTGAAAAGGGGGGACGGGCCCGAACACCTTCACTGACGGacatcctcatggcttcattccctcaccttttcctcttcatgATGCTTCATCAGATCTACACATTCCGGGGTCACTGTCCCTACTCTGTCAGCTATGACACTTTCCTACGGGGACTCACGATACAGCCAGTTTTTTGCAGCCCAAAGGGGTTGCAACAATCGGGGGACTTTTGGCAAaactggttttcttttttttctctttcccttcttttccctgttttttttcccgtcaATTTTTTCtatgacaacccccccccccggtaaacATCATTATCAACGACAACccggggatatattttttttctaattaaggtttttgtttttaactaaTGCACGCTAACGCCTTTATCATTTTACAatttgaaaaaatagaaatgttttttttcataaaaatgctaaaaataaaatatcaagggGTTTTCAaccgggggtttaaaggggggttcCGTGATCACGATcagataaaaatttaacaattttttttaatgaaaaaaatattttattataatattaatatagatataatagttttaaaatatatatatatatagttatattttttttttaaagtttaataattttttgtgtaCCCTCTATGTTACTGGGACAATCAAATTTTCccagaaaataaagtaaattatacaCTTGCATCCCAAAGTTatgtctataaaaattttttggggggaaaaaaggggtccaTAGCATTGCCCGATTCTGTAAGTGTTGGGGACTAAATTGTCAAAGGAATCacactcaaaaaataataaaaatcatatgggaTTTCCAGTGAAAGCCCGTGTTTTAAGGACGTGGtacaaaaaaatgtatcaaatatgcaaaaatatgcaaatttaggggttttaaattttcttcttttgaaaACTTTTCCCACTGGGCATGTATTATGTACTGTACATATTTTGCCCAAGGCTTCCCcccatttaataatttttttagtaGTTCGTTCGGGAAAAAAAGGTTCTTTATAAACATTCTTGTGGGAAATACATGGGGCAAaccctcttgttttttcttttaccctttggggggaatagatttttaaaaggggaaaaatagtaaaatttgggTCCTTAGGGTtggatataaaatttttcaatatgaacaaacaaaaacccactgtacccactatatattttatataaaaaagcccAATGTTTTCCCGATATCCCTTTTTAAATAtgtaacaaacaaaaacccactttttgcacatataatattttaaattaaaaacccatgTAGCCCAACCCGGGGTAATGTCGCACGGGGCCCAGGGAGCACGGGATATTTTGGCCCCGGGATAATGTGGACCAGGATAGTGGGGACAGGGTAGTGTGGCCCCGGAAATGGGGACCAGGATAGTGGGGACAGGGATAGTAGGGAAAGGAAAACAGTATAGCTCGGGTTTTTACACCCCGGGAATGCCCCTGGGGTTGTGACCAGGGTGGGAGTCTTCCACCCTCATAAAAAATTACGGGGCGGGAAATAAGAACCactgaataaaaaattatttaaatttttaaaccactTTCAAAAATTTCAGGTCACTTTCACGCCCACTTATGAATCACAAAGTGTTTtcgtctttttcacttttttaaaaagaataaatatgacCATActcgcacaaaaacaaaaaaataaaaatcccaaataagaaaaaccaaatccccaaaaccctgcacatctatctatcaatatctatctattttatctattgctatcattatatacatacatacatgatcacacacacaccacacaaaacaccctttACACAACACACAGGCACGCAGGGCACGCACGCAAGCCATAGGGGCCTTTAATATAACACCACTACGcacgccacaccccacacacataacacacccccacacaaacgcaccacacacccacaaaccaccccaacaccccacacacacacacaccaaccacacaccccccccacccacacaacacaccacacacacacacacacccccacacgcccgAAACGCACGCACTAGGGCacccacatacgcacgcacacaaacaccacacacacacaaacacacacaccaccacacacaacacatagggatttatataataaaatgtataaaaatttataaatgagaatgaatatccccCACAATCCCTTGTTTTGACCGGTTTGGGATTATATTTAGTCAAAAAAccacatgatatatacattataaatattatattatatatataatataattataatatattaattataatattctatattatatattttagatatatattatatatatatatataaatttaaaatatatatatataaaaacatacatatatatatatattatatatattttatatatatatgtataaattataaaataatttttaattttaaataaaattgtttaaaaaataagtaaaaaaataatgcattccctatatataaatattataatatatatatatataatatattattttatatatattataaaatattattatttattataaaataaataaatatatataaaattttaatatattataaaatattatataataatatattcccgTGTTGTTTgaagggtgtgtgttttttaaaacaatgatataatgtttaaattttacatatatatacatactttatatatgtattttatatataatatatatatatttatatatatataaaatatagattgaatataaaatatatttttataaaacctatacatatgtacacaccccacacacacacacgcacacccaaaaccaaaacacaccacaaacacaacacacacacacacaccacacacccccaaatatatatattttaaaatataaaatatatatatatatatatatatatttgtaatgtataagaaaataaaatgaacacttatacatcacatatatatgtaggtattacaaaattttgtatataatcccAATTTcatggtaatatacatatatataatatatatatatataatattatatatatataaaatatatatatttataaaatttacaccccacacacacacacacacccacacacacacacacacaaaacacacacacacaccaaacaaacaaaaaaacaaaccaccccacacacaaaacaaacaaacaaaaaaacaaaaaaacacaaacaccacacacaaacaccacacaactgGGGAAATTTTGGCTGTGACTAGGGGATTACACCCCGGTTTGACCTTTtagggccccgggttttttccctttgcggtgactattttattttatcccggtccccttttccttgttttttttctttttcttctaatttttttcattattcccttgTTAATTTTTAAACCAAGTACACTTTTgtttattacatttaatttttttttctaattctctttttttatcatcaagtcttagtttttttttaaatatgggttCGTTTCGGGGTTGTTTGCCGGTGACACGTCATTTTCTGCtttgtcattttttcttaattaacGCTTCTTTAGGGAGTTTGATACTTTTTTCTATgggttttattaattgtttttggtttttttataatttttttggcccttttttgtcCTGTGATttaatttttgactttttttgattttgggatttatatatttttttttattttgttcctttttgtttttttttttatgtgtgttttttgtttttaaaaaagggttttttaattccacgttttttatttgatttgttttttcttttgcaatttttttttttgggaaaaaggttcgTTTATTTTGTGACATCACGAGCCCCATGGCACCCCGCGACCTATGACAAAAAAACCAATGTCAACGGGGCCTCTGTGTGTTttggaacccctccccccccccctgctacaGAACACCAAAGGTTGAAAACTTGTCCCATATGTTATTCCCTGGTTTATTTTCGCGGGGACGCTATTTATATTAATCAATAAGGAattggttatatataaattactttttccagtattcatttaatttttctttgttcgCTCTCACATGTTATTTCTGCTGAGCATTTTTCAAGAACTAAATTTCACCCTTTCCCAAAgggtcattttactttttttatcttttttttaagtgggttccagtgatttttgggttttttttaaaacccatacccattattttattttacttttcccctttacaTGTTTTTCGGGGTGTTTTATCTCAAAACCctttctgtttttgctttttttaaattggttttatttccctccctttattcttttcagttttttattgaatctttttccttttatgtttttcagtcaagtttttatattttttttaaaatttcgggttcttgttatcgtttttataatttcccctttttcttttgcttttactcagtctctctattttacgatttttaagtaattttttttgcctatttttaaaaattttctccctTGCCATCGTGCTTTAGGGCCCgtcttatttttgcttttaaatatttttctaattttaaacccgatcttaccttcccctttttccttttatttttttgatttgtttaccCTTTCTACTGCTCTGCTTCAAATACTACGCCTCTGCTTCTTTTACTACTGCCTTGCTTTAATACTACCCGCCTCGGGTTTTACTTGACTACTTATATTTGCTTACCActgccatttttttattttgtaataaacacgaaaaaaactcTAATTTTTTTATAAGCCCTGCCCAGTCCAAAAGATCTGGGAAGCCATACAACCCGGAAAAATTTGGGTGCTGCTTTTTATTACTTCCaaatttgttccccttttttccctttcgagggggtttaaagggggccccctttttttcatgtttcttttcccCTAAGCCTCCCCCGCCTCAAAGGggtattccgggctcctctccCACGGGCACTTTTGGCCTTAAGCTAAATGAAAaccttacaatataatataatatatattttaaaataattataaaatatatggaattatttttaaaataaatatatatataaaataataatatataaatatacaaaaacacaataatataactttacacacaccccacaccccacacacacaccacacacacaacacacaccaaaacccccacaaaatatatattatataatataatattatatatatattatatatgtatattttaaaaagggatatattattaaaaaatataggttggggtgttttacatatacataaattttgtaatattttataaaaatatatatttatatgtgtatatataaaaattttatgtaaaccctttatatatattcaaaataataaaacatatatacatatgttcacacacacacacacacaaaacacacacccacacaccacacacacaacacacacaccaaaacacaacacacaacacacacacaccccaaaatctccctggaaaggaagggggaccctaaaccccgtactcactccaaaggggatcacaaaaaatgaaaaaatcccaaatttaaatacatgctatgaccacggggctcccgaatgaaaaaaaataccgttaaaaagaatatatatatatatataatatattataaaatatatatatatatatatatatattttatatacacattattaatttattattattttatatatatatatatatataataaataaaatatatatgtatatatatatatatatatattatattatatatataatatattttatatatatattaaatattaaaatatataatatatataattttataaatatatatatacatttgtccccgggtaaaacaataaaagcaccccggggttttcccctttaacaAGGATAGCCCCCCTATTAGCTCCcccataccagggttgcggtgaaacccGGCGGCCGCAGGGCCCGTGGAAAATCTGGTTTAAAAAACCTTTAGTTCTACTGATTAATGGTTTTACCAAAAAATATGTCCTGGCGATTTTCAGTGTAACGTTttaaaacggcagagatagtttcctcctagttagttggagatttcgagttgagaaggagcccgGGGGAtttttaccgatttttttttctcctgcacaccttacaccaatgattaaaaaacaaaacataatttatACCCCACGCCCGGGCGGTGGGGTTTTCAAGGGGCGCTTTTGTAAATGGGTAACCAGGCTGGGCAATGCATCtggaaaacaaaaagataaaaaaacagtccaatttaaaaaaacattaaaaatcggaaaaagtggaacgtaaggaaaaagaaagagatggggaaaaattTCATACTGTTGTAACGAAATGGTAGATAacccaaccctttaaaaaaaaggaataatgagaccctttgggaaaaaaaatggaagtttaaaaaataggaaaacaaagacagttttttttttctggaaaaaaagaaggaattaaaaGAAAGGAGTTTCTTGattccaaagaaaaaaactgcaaaaacacTAAATTTGGGGACAGCCCCAAAAAATGAaacgcaaaattttaaaaaatcagaataaagaaaaaaccctttaaattagtAAAAATACATTATCGCACCAAACCCAAAATtgcaatgatgaagaaatgggaaattttttttaaaaaactctctTTCCCAAAATACTTAGACACAAAATTCCCAACccgagatgtaaaaataatcatgggagacctcaaagggcccaaaataaaggaaaaaaaaaatctaaaaaattcattttggaaaaatttggccttggagattaaaaagaaagaggtaaaggaaTTTTTTTGAATTCCCGTGTacaaataaattttgtttaaaagccAAGACAAATTGTACacgggttttcaccagacaaaagaacacgcaaaccAAAATTTAATCCCTTTtgcgaaaccccaaaaaagggaaaaattgcataaaaaatgctaaaacaaAAACCCGGTGCcccactgcaacagtgacccccaaccAAATAACTacgactttaaaaaaaagatcaaaaaaatggAGCGGGCCAACCCACTCTAAAGGTCGACTACAaaactccccttttaaaaaaattcagaattacagtgtcaaacaaatttgaaatactcaacaatgtaaaaatgataaaacaccaaattaaatttgggaagaaggaaaagaaatcccgctgagcactgcttaaaaaactatcgccaaaaaaaaaagacaaattccccccgataaactgaaaaaaaaaccccaaataattgaaaaaaagaagatgcccaaaaaaaaaaagtatcaataaaccaggtttaaaaagtaaattttcaaaaaaaaatacaaaaaaaatttaaagattttgcgaaaagataaggaaaaaaatttaaaagaaaattgcccGGAATTTAAAGtgtttatcccttttccccttttccctatcaaATTTCCCcatcaaaagaaatttaaaaaacccacaagGGACAAAcctcaaaaagaaatttttaaattgggtttaaaaaatcaaaaactgggaaagggaaatttttttaggttataaaaaaaaataaaaatttaaaaaaataaattttcaaaatttaaaaaaaagaaaaaaccaccccaaaaaggccaaaaagggaaaaccccccgggaaattataaaaaccataaaagaatttaaaaaataaaaagagcccccggaaaaaaaaaataacagcagggAAATAATTAAGAATGTGGCGAAAATGTTTAATTTCTTCTCTACAAAATCtgtaaaaaatatggaatgaaagggaaaaaggccaGAAGAAATGGGTAAAATCGTCTTTTCTCCCAtcctaaaaaaaggggacgcaaatccaaagcaacaataatagacaattgcattaataatttaagcagcaaaatttttttgaaaaaattaaatttctgaaagaatgaagttgaagttaagagaggaaattgccgggcccaacaagcaggttttcgccccggaaaaggtaccccgaaaaccagattcaaattttaaaaatttatcatagagaaaaaaagagaacatcaaaaagacctatacctgtggttttattttatgtgaaaacttttgatactgtttattTACGATATCCTCTGAATAAACCCGTAcgaatgaagtttccaaaaaaacatcatccaacccAATAAAaaaccttgtatgaccaacaacaagcagtgtAAGAACCCCccatgggttaacagaatgggttTGAAGCAAACAAGGGGTAGACAGGGTTtcattttgtctccgcacctctttaaaaaatataattcccGAAACAATTTTGAAAAGGTGCCTCTTTGGAATTTTGATTTGGAAAatatggatgttggaggatacaaaaattaaaaactgaggtacgccgagtatagttttttattgccagcagtatcactttAACTACAAAACTACTAATAAAGTTTGAGAACAAACGAAAAAGGTGgcttgtttttttaatgccaagaaaaaataaatcatgaagattcaaaataaccggccaaaagaaaaaaattaaaaaaagttacaaaacaatggaaagattgtggaaaattgGGGAGTTCACTTTCTTGgagcccttttttaaataaacacatgatgattcacccgggataaaaagaaaaatttccaatttccaaaaaaaggggccccaatttCTCCCCAATAACCTCTGGAAAAACCCAACATTTTCCTTACggggcaaagctgaggtttttttgaaaatcattttttttaccccaaatttcatcaatggtttttgagtgttggggttgaagtagatgacaagaaaaagtccaaaagtttttaaaagtggtgttTTTCAGCGAATCTGGGGTATTAGCTGGGCAGAGAAGACGAATGAAGAAGtgcttgggaaaaatttaaaattttaaagggccgaCTGTCGGAAAAtcttgaaaaagggggaaaaatttaaaatttat is a genomic window containing:
- the LOC119571711 gene encoding proline-rich protein HaeIII subfamily 1-like; this translates as MRMSVSEGVRARPPFSKCQRGPPWRGPSPRARRGRLQNCDAGQWAVVISLPPPAAGPGRKRKPAPRDPAGPAINAPKGPTRQVDHARFYVWAHVQAKHPQGVPLMPASVTVPPVPVLWPLQAPVERPPPSGLEIWGNELLKRVGERALLGNPWGPKPLPGMNTVKPERGPGPLAHGVLQIKPPRVKPPQWPRALFPLSGGQRFSVVLEFKNPKENPKPWLFQ